A section of the Schistosoma haematobium chromosome ZW, whole genome shotgun sequence genome encodes:
- the TSTD1 gene encoding Thiosulfate:glutathione sulfurtransferase (EggNog:ENOG410VMBT~COG:P~SECRETED:SignalP(1-25)), producing the protein MMRTILRTVFLQSFLTVTSRSRVAASGLCVKNSSVVCKRFSRWFTSEKLVNIDVKRLKEMMKSNDLKLIDVREPDELEEAGKIPFAVNIPLGEVEDAFKLDEKSFIEKYKIHKPNVADKNVVFSCRSGVRSMRALKIVQDLGYENPLNLVGGYNAWSKENAEE; encoded by the exons ATGATGCGAACAATTCTTCGAACCGTTTTCTTGCAAAGTTTTCTAACTGTAACTAGCCGTTCTCGTGTTGCAGCTTCTGGTTTATGTGTCAAAAATAGCAGCGTTGTCTGTAAACGCT tttctagATGGTTCACGTCGGAAAAATTGGTGAACATAGATGTGAAAAGGCTGAAGGAGATGATGAAATCAAACGACCTTAAATTGATAGATGTCCGAGAACCAGACGAGTTGGAGGAAGCCGGGAAGATCCCTTTTGCTGTTAATATTCCAC TCGGTGAAGTCGAGGATGCCTTCAAACTGGATGAGAAAAGCTTCATAGAGAAGTACAAGATCCACAAACCGAATGTGGCGGACAAAAATGTAGTTTTCAGTTGTAGAAGTGGTGTCAGAAGTATGCGTGCTCTCAAAATCGTTCAGGATTTGGGTTATGAGAA TCCTCTCAATCTTGTTGGCGGATACAATGCATGGTCCAAAGAAAATGCAGAAGAATAG